The genomic segment TGTGCTGCATTTGGTGCTGAAAACAGACGCACCCCATCTCACATGACcgtattatattattattatgtgagTTATTTGAAGAGGGATTATCTTCACGTATTTCAAAGACAACATATCTGGGCTATCTTTTTCTTACACAGCCATCATCTTACTCATTCAATAATTGTCACAAATATgcaagacacatacacacaccgaCTCCTTTACACTTGAGTTGAGTCCTTAACAAATGACAATTAGAGTAACTGTTAATATGCCGCTCACCCATGCATGTACagaatgtaattaaaaaaaccTAGCAGGCCTGTGACATCAGGAGGACAGACATGTCATTCTAATGTCTGATGTATTAAAACAAATCCCCACATATATTAATTTATAagtaaagagcaaaaagcaagcAGTAATCAACAAATTGAGACAAGTTAATGAATTCTGTGTCTGCATtgtgtatgaataaataatggtgatgatgataaaGCAGGAGGAAAAGATGAAGATGACAAATCCATGTGAGATGGTGCGTATCTGTTTCGGGAACTGTATAAGCCACAGAAACCTTTCTCCAGTTGCCTTAAAGAATGCAACACAGTAATTCTGTGCATATGTACCTGTGCATATACggagagtgtgtgcatgagcCAGTGTGTGTATTGGAGATCAGATTGGTGGAGTATGTCACATGACTGTCATGTTTTTTACTGACTTAACACTGGTATGTTAGGAGGATCTTTGCAGTGGTTTGTGAGATCAGCAGAGTTTGTACAAAGTGCGAATCAGAGAACAAAGGGACAAGTATCAAAACATGATGCTTTGGTGTGCTGTAGCTGTTGgagctgttttctgtgtgtgtgtgtgtatcttctGTTTAACTGTTGTTGTCCGTTCAGTCTGCACTTTAAAACTCATTTGCTGAGGTCAGCAGTTTGCAGGTTTACTGTTCATTGCATCACACATTTTGGGTGGATGCACAAACGTTACTGTATCTGTTGATTGTTGTTCTACATGTAACTGAATGCCATGGTGTTATTACTTTTATAACTGTTCTGCATTGTCCTGTCAGTCATACCATAGCAGTGTTGTGTATTGCTGTTGTCTTGGATATTTTTTCAAACTCTTTTCTGACTGAATGTAGAGTGAAAGCTGGTGCTGCTCAGACaaatcctcctctgtctttctccccaGTTATGTTCTCTTGGTTGGTGTTGTGATGGAGAGCACTAGACTGTTGCCTTTCTACTGTTCTCAGTATAACATAGAGGATGAAGGGGTAGTTCGTACTCTGCTGTAGACTGGTGTTTGTgaaaaaaactataaaaccatatttaataaatattgtATACAAGacattagaaaataaacaacaatattaataataagtacagtaaaatactgtatttaaatgaaGCTCATTATTATGAAATTTATCATCTTTTTTCACAGATTAGGGGTATACAATTGGCTACAGGGCAAGGAGGCAGGGACTGGAGACAACACTGTCTGTTTTATGaattgaaaaatatctgtacTCCTTCTTTCATAAAGTTACTATGAAATAAGAACAATGAAATGACATTTCATAATAATGGGCTGAGTTTTaatcattaaattatttcagtttatagGTTCATGTAGATATTTTTTCTGTAttcatccattatttatttcatgtcttatttattatttcatttagtCCTCATTAATATTAGGCACACAGCAGTCTATGACTACGACTATTCATCCAAAATATGTTGTTCACTGAGTACTTTGTTGGACCTACAACAATAAGATGTGAACTGAGGTTCTAGTATGTTACTCtgtactgttgttgttgatttttgcCTTATGAGAGCATTGTGAAGGCTTTTTGTCGAAACAGTGAAAGCCACATTATTTGTTACTCTGCTGAAACCCTTTATTGCATGTCTCCTGTTTTTGCTTCTATTCTGTCTGGGGACAGCACATACACCACTGATTATACTTTGATGTCACAGGGAAAAACTCTGCCCCCTGCTGCAAGATACATGcaactgcacacacacccatgtcCTGTCAGTTGTCTACACTCTTGATGTGTCTTAATAACTTGTCCTCTGTGTAGTGAGCTACTTTGGTCACATCAGGATCATATCTGGCCCATCATGCATTCATTCCTGatactgatgctgctgctcataGCAACAATACAAAATATTGATCAATGAAGTGCACTATTCTGGAGAAGTCATGGGTTGGATTTAAAAACTCCTCTGATATAACCAGTATTTACTGTCAGATGTAGTACTGTACCATTACAACTGTATGCAACTACCAGTGGCATGTTAGTCATGTAAATGCTAATCTGTTTTTAGAGCTGGAAACACATGCCAAAGGGCCTGATCAAATACAGACTTTCCGTGTTGTACCAAAGTGAGTATTTTTCACAGCAAAGCTGTGCTCTGTTTATCTGTGGTGGGGTTCTTATGATTAGTGTAACCTTAAATACCCCTATGtatctgggtgtgtgtgtgtgtgtgtgtgtgggtgcacacTGGTCATTGTGAAAgaatgtgtttctctgtgtgtgtgtgtgtgaatgtgacaagTGTGTTTCAATTCTCTCcgtgtttctctgtctgtctggggcTTGGATTTCTCTTGTTATGCACTGCATGATATTGCTGTTATGATTTGCACTTTAATGAGTATTTattgaaaaacaataaacaaacatatacaGAAATTGTTTTTGTCCTGAAGTCATTTTCAATTTGGAAattttacacattcacacacaaaaaagataaacacacatgcacccatCACAGAGGATTCTTTTTGTGTTACTTCCAGACAAAAATGCACCCTTAGATGTCAGCAACAACATTTTACATGCACATGACCTCGGGTGATCATCACTGCTtcacttcttcctctttctgaaATACTTATTAATTATTAGCTTGAGGGAAAGTCCTAGAAAATAGGAGGCACATTAAAGTGACATCTGCCAGACATCAGTtccatacaaaaacaaagttatgCATGATGTTTCCCTCTAGATGGTGTAACTATGACCAACATATAGTAATTGGTACCAGCAGAATTTATTAGTTGTATATTCTAGATTACGCTCCACAATGCTGTTTATTTGTATGCCATTGAAgataattattatataaaacTCATACAGAAGCATTTCCATAATCCATAATATGTGTTCACAaaataatgagagaaaaaataaaattacaaagtagaaaaagagattcatgtacaaaaaaagaacaataataTGAATACTTGAAAGTAAATGAGGGTGGTCTGTGTTAATCAGTCCTACAGATGTAGACGAGGACACAGTGTGGAATTAATGAAAGTAGATCATATTACTTGTGGGGTTTAATTATTGCTGATAACCAAACTTGAACATTACTAAATCTTTGTAAGTTTATTTAGCTATATTGCCATTTACTCCTTTGCTGCCAACACTAAACTGGTAATATGTGCAGAGGATGCTAATTTCATCCATTCCTTGACACTGCTGTATGTAGACTAAGATATATTAGAAATATTCAGACACTGATAACTTGCTGGGTTGAACTGTGTTCCAACCCTGAGCTGTGGATTATTATTTGATCCTGATGAACAACCTGGTGGAAAAAGGATCACTGATTATCAGGTAAAAATGATAAGTGAACGAGTTCTACCTGTTTTTCACTGCAGGACTCATctcatgtgtttttcctcaagGTGGTGTATTGACATTAAAAATGCAGTGGACTAAGAAAAATCTACATTTACCACCGTCTTCCCCTTATTTTGACCACTTTAAAGGGGCTATCTGTAAGTTTTCTCTGAAGCCAAACATGGTTTCTATtcaggagcaggtggtggtgatggtcacctgccaagagcttcagccactgTTGCATTTATAAGAGGTTATAATATGCCCTCTGATtagcactacttcttcagggcagtctggatgccACAGTGAGTCACTATTTGACAGTGACAAgacaggctggggctagctggttagaATGCTAACTTcactagaagcaaaacattgccatTGCTTTCCACTACTGGAAACAGttcttggcgagtaaaggaaggaagtttgatgctaaacttTTTTGATGCAACATTTCGTCTAGACTGGTAGAGTAAACAGCTGGTactgctaatgttggctatgtagtgactgcataacttacaaatagctcctttaaataGTTTTGGCTTTCTGGTATTTGCTTATGAAGAGTGTGTAATTTCCCCTTCAAGCACCTCCACGGACACAGTACTCAgaaagcctgtgtgtgtctgcaacaATTTCTAGGTCCTTCCACAGGATCAGCAGTCCACTTTAATCCTAAATTCAGAGTCACTCAGCCAAACCGTCCCTCAGGGCTTTCACACTGAGTGtctcaaaaaacacaaacagcacagaaagACTTCCAGTTGCTGAGAGATCAATTGTCAAAAAAATCCCCATTTCCTGTTCTTCATCATCATACAGATCCATTACACGTGGTCATCAGGTAAATAAGGTTATAGTCAAGAGGATGAAGTTACTGTCACAGTATTCCTAACTGACGTGGTCACAGTCTGaagaataacagaaaaaatcCTGATTCCTGTCtggtttctttttgttgtcctgtgaaaaataaacattatgtCAGCCTGTGTGAAATGCATGGTGAAAGACGGTGAAAAGTCAAGGTGATTTATCCTTACCTTTTTACTGATAATTACTCGATGGTCAAGTCAGCGTACAGATCAGGAGGAGGTAAAATGAGCATCTCAGGATGATCAAAGTCCACTTCCTGTGTTGCACTACCCTCAGgtctgtgaaaacagatgtgaaAATAACTCATCATTTCCTCTACCACCACCCATTTGCCTACTATTGTACCAGTAGTGACAGAGGAGGGTGACGTCTTTGTGACCATGAATATAACAGCATCATGAAGGTTAAGCACATTACTGGGAATCACCAATTCTTTCCCAAATTTAATAACTTCCTGGTAGGAGAGGAGTGGATTCCCctgtccatctctctttctctccaacACAAAAAGAATACAGCACTCACTCTTTTCACGCTCAGCAACCCATTCAAAGCAAAAAAGAAGGAAACTCGCCTGTCTACAGGTTGCACAacatgtttggcatttttctttgtgtctgtgtcttttataACTCTACTTACAAGTGAACTGCTTCTTCTGTCACTTGCACAGGATCTGAAATGGAAAGTATTTAGTAAGTATTTAGTTGCATTAGATGCTTTATAAATGGGATGATGGATACATGGATTTACTTTTACATACTGAACATTGATTGTACATTTCCATTTATAAGGGATTTTTTTAATAGTATAACTTACTTGTCTCCAGTTCAGTGCTACtgtaaaaaaaaggaaaaacaaaaattaaaatccGTTTACATGTCTTTACGTGTtagtttgtgtgcatttgtgcatgtgtgtttgtgcatgtgtgtgtgtgtatacaggcACATGTGTGCATGACGCGTACCTGGAAGCTGGCTCcacaggttttggtgaatgGAAGAACGTTGCCAGTTTCTGAAGTGCTTCATGTCTTGCTctgataaaaagacaaatacacatacactgtatatcCACACtctgcttgtatgtgtgtgtgtgtttgcatctcCAACtaagtgtgagagagaaacaggtgAACTCACTGGACATGGGAGCCGTCTGCACTGATGTCACTGTGACTGTGCTGGTGGTTTATGCTGAGGCCTTTGTTTCCTAGGAAAATAAATGAGCAAGATGGATAAATATGATACACTTCCTTAACACATTAGTCACACCATACCAGGTGATCGTTGCTGAAATCACCAACCCTTAGCTCGTCATTACACACTTTAAATATGAACATCTTCCTTTTTACACACACTAACTTCTCATTTTAAGTGTCACATGGTCATGATTCAGCATTTTAAGAATGCCAATGGAGCTAAGAGGTTAGCAAAAATGACATTGAATGACATCTAGAATTGGAAAATGTCACGATATCAGTAGCTTTGAACACAGTATTACTGCTCTGCTATGATTTTTTTGGGGAGATGTAAACAGTAAGTATAATGTTAGGTGAGTGGTAATGTGAGGTAAGTTAGTTAGCTATGAGTGACTTTATAAGCTTTCTGGAAATTTGGCATCTTTAAAAGTATGCATTATTAGCAggtcctgtttgcagtgtacccACAGATGTACAGACACCAACCAGTGgattatcattattttaagaaagcttaaaaaaaacatgatgattctcaGACAAGGTCTGGAGTCACAAGGAGTGTCTTTTGTCTATGATTTCCAATTAGATTTGTGAATGTTTATCTGTGATGGACATCAGAGATAGTTCTATTTTTGGAGTGTGTAAGTCACTCTGAATATAAAATATAGTCATAGGTGTGCCAATGAGGTGATTGACATGTGCACCATAATGTTTGGCAGTGTGATGTTTATGATGACCATACTTCAGTGTCAGACTGTCCCTTTCACCTCACACAGTATAATGCGGGTGGTTGAGCCCGGTCCTACACTTGTGTGCCAAACCTGTGACAGCTTGACACATATGGACATTTTATTCTCTTGGTGCTGACTTACAGATGACAAGGTACAAATTTGATGTCAACAATAACATTCCTAATGAGATGTTATTTTGCAAGAACTGAATGATGTTACTGACTCAAAGGCACAGAATCCCAGATGATGAAGGTTTTCCACAACCACTGGAAAAAACCCATCTGGAGGCAAACGCTGGCAAATGGATACAGTAGAACTTTTTTAACTTATCTGGTGTAAATGTCAGTAGTATCTGTTGTTTATTGTATCTGCACACCCTCATCAAGATAACACATTGAGGATATGGTGGTATATAACTTGCTGACAATAATCTGACAGTAATGACAGAGTTTCAGGTGATAAGCAGTGTGAATGGCCCACATGCTTTGTTTAGCATTTGCTTTTTGTTACCAAACTAGACTACAAAATCAGTACAATTTGCTGAAGAAAGGTTTGTCATTAACCCACATGGTTGAAGTGGTGTTAATACAGAAGTCTGGTTTGGGATTTCTTACCCATGTCTGGCATGGAGAGTGTCCTGGTGTGCCCCCTAGAGAAGAAAAGACATTGACATTACAAGGCGTTGgtctcaagaaaaaaaaagtcactgtaGACAGGTGTCTATTTAAGAAATAGTATAAATCAAAAGTGAAGGCTGGATTCAGGCTAACATTGACTTACATTGGAGCCAGTGGATCTGCAATTTCACGGGCAGGGGAAAGGGTGTCATCCTCATCACCGGTCCACTCTTCACTGTCATCTGTGACTAAACAAATCAACATCAAACTGCTGCTAAATGAGTTAAATACAAACAGTAAATATGAGTGATCATTTAGAATACTTACAACTTTCTGCTGATAGTGGATAGTGATTTGATGCcctgaggaaaagagaaaaaactgcTATAAATCTAAATTTTAACTGAACATGTGATGAGAAATGAGTGAGAAACagcatgtgttgtgtttttcattgtgttgtctGTATATATGCCCCGCTGCCCACACATACCTGCTCCCTGTGCTGGTGACCTCCCCCTCAGCGACATTGTTGCTGGTCTTGCGGGTGGTTGCAGCCTTCTTCCCCAGTTCCATCATCTCCTTGATGTCAAGCTTCACATGATCCACAGCAACATACCCATCTAGAAGACATACTCACACAGTCACTGATGGGATCCACAATCAAAGGTTAAAGTACACAAGTTACTTTTCCCACCAAGTTTCTGTCCCATGTGGCTAAGAGCCTATAGGTGAAGGTGTAATACTATACAAGCTTCCTTATgtgatttctgttgttttcatcaTACTCCTGCTGCAGTGCAGTCTGGTCTACCTTCCTGTTTCTTTATGCACCCTTTTACCCTTGAGGTCAACACGTTGTTAATGATAATGTATGAGATTTTTAAAACTCACAGTTGTTGCTGCTGTCTCTGGCCAGCCATTTTCCTTTGGGGCAGTTGGTTGTTCGGATGATGCTGACCGTGTCGCCACTCTTGACAGGCAGATCGTTCTTGCGTCCTTTTGTCGTTACAGTTACTGTTGCCTGGTACATGGCATCCTCCTGTCCTGTGATCTAACAAACACAGTTACAGGTTAAAACTACAAATTCAGGTCAGTTCTTTGATCCCTCTGTTTGGATCTGGATGGAGGTTTTTTCTACATAAGCGGGGCCAAATGTATCCTGGAGAACTGCTGTTTGGTTGTAATGTGGTAATGGTATATTgtagaagaagagaaaagttCATAGATCTCCTGTCAGAAATATCACCAACAATGAAACAAGTGTTTACACAGATTCCATCTGAGCCTGCACATGTTGCTCAGCTCAACTCTTCAGCTGGGAGGAATGAATCCAGACAGGTTTGCACGCCAAGACATAAACCCCACCCTCCCCCGTGCTGCTCGTTCACTTTCCATACCTCCCTTCTCTGACAAAATAACATCACTCACTTTGAATTTCTTCTTCATctcattctccttcttttccctctccttctgctctttcttttcccGTTCCTGTTTCTCCTTAagctctttcttctccttttccaaACGTtgcttctccttctttttcagCTCTTTCTCATCCGGCCCCTCTGCGGTTGCTTTTTTGTCGctcctgcagaaaaacagaacaaggtATATTGTCTCATTTGCAGGGGGACTCCTCGCAGCATGTTTAAATGGCAAAGGAGATTATgaggaaaacaaaggcagaCCAAACTCTCTCATCTCTAACACCGTCTGTGGGATAACTGAGATAAAAAGAGAAGTGGGTCAAAAAATAGGGCCTTACTTGCTGAACCTGCCCGTCttgcttttctcttctttctgtaaACACCAAGAAAGAGATAATGTTTGATTCCTTTTACACTAAATCTTTAGAATCTGAGACAGATAAGCAGTGTGCTTGTCACAAGCAAAAATAAGTACTTTattcaaaacaatgacaaagcTACTTACAGTTTCCTGTGCTGCCTCAGCATATGGATCTGtagtaaacacacatttaggTAAATGAGGTGTAAAATTGTTTATGCCAACTTAGAATACAAGAGAAGCTCACAACATGAAGAAACAGGGTTGTGTTCAGTTTTGCTACCCAGAAGATAGAGTCACACAAGATAACAatatttttgtctgtatatgAGAGCCACTGATGAGATCTACTTTCTATATTTGAAATATCTATATAGAGTTTATCTGCCTGAGATggtaaaactaaaaaaatgtaCTGCCATTTATCATTATCTTAATAGAATCACACTGAAATCATGAGTTTAATGTCACACTTCATGCAAGCACTATCATGCAgtcaaatacagaaaatattaacataCTTTGATTAGATATCAGTATAAAtgttctgatctgatctgactGGTATGATATGTTATCCTTACTCTTTGGTGGTCCTTTGCGTTTCTTGCCACCGTcactctttcctttctttttggTAGAAGACGTGGTGACGTCCTCATAGACATTATCTGCAGAGTCATAGATACCGTTGCCAACCTTAGCTTCAGGCCTGGTTGGGAAAGAGGTGTAAAGGTTCTCAGAGATGAACAAGAATTTCAAAATCACAAAGAGGCTTGGGTTAAATTCATGTATCTTACCCTGCCATTGGCGGAGACTcttgagagagagggaaagaagattCTGGTTGTGGATTATCTTGGTATTCATCTCCAATCACATGGGCCATGTGGACTTCAGCTCCTGGAGCAGTTATCCCATTGCTGTGAAACTCTGGAAGGTTCTGACCATCTGGAGTATTCGGACCAGTGTAATCCTCATTTCCCCATTCTGACACCTGCAGCTCTGGAGAGTGAGCATCTGAAGCCACATCGTCAAACTCTGGAATATCTGTAGTGTCTGTCTCTGAGAACTCGTGAGGGACACTGACCTCTGAGGGgacaaacaacatgaaagcaaTAGTAGAAGGGCGGTAAGTGGACAGGGTACGTTTGGTTTCACAAAGTTGCAAGTGTAAGTGTTATAGTGTCATGTTCACACCATTATCTTCCACttgaggaggagggatgaatTCATTCAGGTTGACAGAGGGAGGTCTGGCAGGTTTCTCTAGGGCAGGACCCAGAAACTCTGGATCTGGGAGGACCATcctgggtggaggaggggggaccACCAACAGCTCTGGGATAGCATCAGACCCCTCTTCATTGATGCCCTCCGACACTGAAAAGAATTACATGACATTGCTCTTGATACACAACTGCATACACGTTCATCAGATACTTTACAACCAGGTCACATTGAAATTTTAAGGACATCCTCATTTCAGTGGCGAGACTtgtatttgacagttttaaaaaaCCTGGAGGAAATTTTCAtacacagagatggagaggatgCGAGAGCGAGCAGAGTGGAAGACTTTGAATTGTGAGGAAACCAAACCAGTCGAACACACTGTGAAAGTTGTTGTGATATAACTCTGCAGAGCAGAGATAATGCAATTACAGGTGAAAAATCGGCACAGTTTAAAGATTAAAGCACAGGCGTCGTACCTTAAAAAATATGTTAGTCCTCTTTGTACTGTTTCTGTAAGTCTCTAGTTTTAATGTCACTTCTTTTAATTTAAAGTACTTGTAAAGCATCTTTCCAACTTCTACTTAAATTAAACTGTCTTATAAAGCTTAACTAATACTTTAGTATTAGTATGCAAAATAGATGTTTAAAAACCAGAGGACATTAAAGAATCCTTTTAAATTATCTGTCTCACAGTATCACAAAATGCTTATTCACCTAGAGTTAGTGTGAATATGCAAGCAAATTACCATGCTATAATGTGTGACAACAGACATAATGAAATGGTAAATGACATGAGGTTGTTTAAAATTGAACACCTGCATGCACAATTAATAAGTTCTGTGTAATTCAAGTCACtatcaacacagcagcagactctCTGCGTATCCTATGTATTGTCAGTTTAAGAGACATTAAAGTGTTTGTCACTTCAGCTCTCTGTCAAAATGATGGACGTGCTCTTGTCAttgctcctcctctctgtcattgCTGACATACTTCTGCAGCGCTGCCCTGCCTGCTGCTCAGTTGTTTCTGGCACAAAAGAGGAGTGTCAGGACtgttcttgtgtctgtgtgtatgtatgtgtgtgtgtgtgtgtgtgtgtgtgtgtgtgtgtgtgtgtttaaagctCCTAACCAACACCTGAGGCAACCCTGTGGCATAAACCATACTATACATACCAGATGCTCTGTATAGCTGAAACCCTACACTAACAAATGAcattctgcagctgcacagcacGTACCTGATGTCCTGATGATGACATATGCTCTTGTGTAGCTCATGTTTAGGGTGaagtaaacagaaaagaaaatccaaaTATAATAATCCAAATATACTGAAAGTCACCTGGAAAGCAAAAAGCAGGGAGGATGTGATGAGTCCAGACTTACTGTGGTCAATGTCGTTCACTTGCTCTGGTTTCGGTGAGAGGGCCTTCCCTGCCCGATCCTCATAATCAATGGGTGGGAGCTCTGGGAAAGAGTGGGTGGGGCTCTGAGGAGGGGGAAGCTCCTCAGGTGGAGGGGTGATGGAGTAAGATGTGGTGGGGTTTGTCTGCGGGCTGAGAACAGATGAGACAATGGAAGTTATTAGGGTTCAACAGCATTCTACAATCAACTGTACAACAGTATAAATACACCTCTCTTCTTCAGTGTGATCCTGAAGTTTGTGTTGTTTACCTCATGGTCTTCTTGCGTGCTTTCTCCAGAGCATTCAAAATTCTCTGGTCAGCCGGGGAGGTCCGTTTCCCAGGGCTCATGTCCTCTGCCCTCTCCAGGGCTGAGAGTGCTGAGATAGAACGCTCAGCTTTGGGAGATGATGGTGGGATGGATGAAGAGTCAGTGACTGGAGGAGAAGGCTTCTCCACTGCAACTATATTCACAGCCTCTATACCAGCCTCACCTGTAATCTCAGGCTCAGGAAGTGATGGGGATGGACTGGAGGCAACGACTGAAGGACCAGAGATAGCACGACTGGGTGGAGGGGTAGGGATGGCACTGGGTGGACTGGGAATGATTTCGTTTTGGCTGGCAGGTCTGGAAATGGACAGGGCAGGAGTTTCTATCTCAAGTGGGGTTTCACTCTCTGGGGCTTGGATTTCAGGAATAAAGGCGGGAGGTGGGGTGTAGTCGGAAGAGGCAGGGATAAGGGAGGGTGGGGTGACTTCCATAGTAGCACTGGGGTCAGGTAGGGTTGGGATGTTTGGCAGAAGGGCCTTTGGTGCAGAGGTTTCTCTAGGTTCTAGTCCTGTGTCAGCAAAGTCAGAGGGTACTGGGATAAGTGGAGCTGGTCCAGAGATATCTGAGCTGGGCAAGTCTAGGATGTGGTCAGCTGGTGCCTCCACTGAATCTCTTTTTGATGACTTCTTGAAACCAAGGAAACCCTTCTTCTTTGGTGTTGTGGCCTTAGGTGGAGGTGTGACTGGTACCAGCTCTGCTGTGCTCTCCTTCTGTGCTCCAGGCAGCAGTAGTGAAAACCTCTTGTCTTTACCAGtctctttcttctgcttctGATCTGATGAATCATCATTAAGCTTCTCTTTGCTTCCGTTTGTCTTGTCTTTCCCCTTGGAGTTAGTCTGGATCAGAGGCTTTTTGCTCTCCTTCTTCTCATCCTTGAAGACCACTCTTGGGgcaatcagtgtttttccttcCAAGCTCTGGTTGATGGAGGTGAGCAGGGAGGGGCGCGCTCCTGCAGGGAGGTAATGAGGGGggctctgaggaggagggacGACCTTTGGTTTCTCTGGGAGAGCAGGTTTGATCTTGGGTTGCTTTATGAGGAGTTCCTCCTCCTGGAACTTGGCCCTTACAGCTTTAAAGTCTATCTTGTCCTCCTGGTGAAAGCATCACACGA from the Lates calcarifer isolate ASB-BC8 linkage group LG17, TLL_Latcal_v3, whole genome shotgun sequence genome contains:
- the LOC108879063 gene encoding FYN-binding protein 1 isoform X3; translation: MDQEDKIDFKAVRAKFQEEELLIKQPKIKPALPEKPKVVPPPQSPPHYLPAGARPSLLTSINQSLEGKTLIAPRVVFKDEKKESKKPLIQTNSKGKDKTNGSKEKLNDDSSDQKQKKETGKDKRFSLLLPGAQKESTAELVPVTPPPKATTPKKKGFLGFKKSSKRDSVEAPADHILDLPSSDISGPAPLIPVPSDFADTGLEPRETSAPKALLPNIPTLPDPSATMEVTPPSLIPASSDYTPPPAFIPEIQAPESETPLEIETPALSISRPASQNEIIPSPPSAIPTPPPSRAISGPSVVASSPSPSLPEPEITGEAGIEAVNIVAVEKPSPPVTDSSSIPPSSPKAERSISALSALERAEDMSPGKRTSPADQRILNALEKARKKTMSPQTNPTTSYSITPPPEELPPPQSPTHSFPELPPIDYEDRAGKALSPKPEQVNDIDHMSEGINEEGSDAIPELLVVPPPPPRMVLPDPEFLGPALEKPARPPSVNLNEFIPPPQVEDNEVSVPHEFSETDTTDIPEFDDVASDAHSPELQVSEWGNEDYTGPNTPDGQNLPEFHSNGITAPGAEVHMAHVIGDEYQDNPQPESSFPLSQESPPMAGPEAKVGNGIYDSADNVYEDVTTSSTKKKGKSDGGKKRKGPPKNPYAEAAQETKEEKSKTGRFSKSDKKATAEGPDEKELKKKEKQRLEKEKKELKEKQEREKKEQKEREKKENEMKKKFKITGQEDAMYQATVTVTTKGRKNDLPVKSGDTVSIIRTTNCPKGKWLARDSSNNYGYVAVDHVKLDIKEMMELGKKAATTRKTSNNVAEGEVTSTGSRASNHYPLSAESYDSEEWTGDEDDTLSPAREIADPLAPMGHTRTLSMPDMGNKGLSINHQHSHSDISADGSHVQARHEALQKLATFFHSPKPVEPASSSTELETNPVQVTEEAVHLPEGSATQEVDFDHPEMLILPPPDLYADLTIE
- the LOC108879063 gene encoding FYN-binding protein 1 isoform X2, with protein sequence MDQEDKIDFKAVRAKFQEEELLIKQPKIKPALPEKPKVVPPPQSPPHYLPAGARPSLLTSINQSLEGKTLIAPRVVFKDEKKESKKPLIQTNSKGKDKTNGSKEKLNDDSSDQKQKKETGKDKRFSLLLPGAQKESTAELVPVTPPPKATTPKKKGFLGFKKSSKRDSVEAPADHILDLPSSDISGPAPLIPVPSDFADTGLEPRETSAPKALLPNIPTLPDPSATMEVTPPSLIPASSDYTPPPAFIPEIQAPESETPLEIETPALSISRPASQNEIIPSPPSAIPTPPPSRAISGPSVVASSPSPSLPEPEITGEAGIEAVNIVAVEKPSPPVTDSSSIPPSSPKAERSISALSALERAEDMSPGKRTSPADQRILNALEKARKKTMSPQTNPTTSYSITPPPEELPPPQSPTHSFPELPPIDYEDRAGKALSPKPEQVNDIDHMSEGINEEGSDAIPELLVVPPPPPRMVLPDPEFLGPALEKPARPPSVNLNEFIPPPQVEDNEVSVPHEFSETDTTDIPEFDDVASDAHSPELQVSEWGNEDYTGPNTPDGQNLPEFHSNGITAPGAEVHMAHVIGDEYQDNPQPESSFPLSQESPPMAGPEAKVGNGIYDSADNVYEDVTTSSTKKKGKSDGGKKRKGPPKNPYAEAAQETKEEKSKTGRFSKSDKKATAEGPDEKELKKKEKQRLEKEKKELKEKQEREKKEQKEREKKENEMKKKFKITGQEDAMYQATVTVTTKGRKNDLPVKSGDTVSIIRTTNCPKGKWLARDSSNNYGYVAVDHVKLDIKEMMELGKKAATTRKTSNNVAEGEVTSTGSRASNHYPLSAESFTDDSEEWTGDEDDTLSPAREIADPLAPMGHTRTLSMPDMGNKGLSINHQHSHSDISADGSHVQARHEALQKLATFFHSPKPVEPASSTELETNPVQVTEEAVHLPEGSATQEVDFDHPEMLILPPPDLYADLTIE